The following proteins are encoded in a genomic region of Acidimicrobiia bacterium:
- a CDS encoding SDR family NAD(P)-dependent oxidoreductase, with protein MPRADIVGPRATLRGTKHAGRGAEGEGSGAGGLEARAERRPSPPGGTDLNVAGSRVVVTGASRGLGATLATRLAARGADLALVARSAEPLAKLAADLGGAAYPADLADLDTIDPLVHQIATRGPVDILVNNAGLDLTGSFTDLAPDRIQALVTVNLLAPMLLCRAVIPRMRERGRGHIVNVSSIAGTNALPGLVPYATSKAGLSHFTASLRAELKGTPITTTLAEIGPVTGTMMESLRGHEPTRRALARLASLHLALDLDMDDVADALVHAIERRRRHVRLPRRDALFPMLVETPRRLTEWLLAGVDAE; from the coding sequence ATTCCCCGCGCCGATATAGTCGGGCCGCGCGCCACGCTCCGCGGCACGAAGCACGCAGGACGCGGCGCCGAGGGGGAGGGTTCGGGTGCGGGGGGACTCGAAGCGCGGGCCGAGCGTCGCCCGTCGCCGCCGGGGGGCACGGACCTGAACGTCGCCGGCTCCCGCGTCGTCGTCACCGGCGCCTCGCGTGGCCTCGGCGCGACGCTCGCCACCCGCCTCGCGGCGCGCGGCGCGGACCTCGCGCTCGTCGCCCGCTCGGCCGAGCCGCTGGCGAAGCTCGCCGCCGACCTCGGCGGCGCCGCCTACCCGGCCGACCTCGCCGACCTCGACACGATCGACCCGCTCGTGCACCAGATCGCGACGCGGGGGCCCGTCGACATCCTCGTCAACAACGCCGGCCTCGACCTCACCGGCTCGTTCACCGACCTGGCGCCGGACCGGATCCAGGCGCTGGTCACCGTCAACCTGCTGGCGCCGATGCTGCTCTGCCGGGCGGTGATCCCGCGGATGCGGGAGCGCGGCCGCGGCCACATCGTGAACGTGTCGTCGATCGCCGGCACGAACGCGCTGCCCGGGCTCGTCCCCTACGCCACCTCGAAGGCGGGCCTCAGCCACTTCACGGCCTCGCTGCGCGCCGAGCTGAAGGGGACGCCGATCACGACCACCCTGGCCGAGATCGGCCCGGTCACGGGCACGATGATGGAGAGCCTGCGCGGGCACGAGCCGACCCGACGGGCGCTGGCGCGCCTCGCCTCGCTGCACCTGGCCCTGGACCTGGACATGGACGACGTCGCCGACGCGCTCGTCCACGCCATCGAGCGTCGGCGCCGGCACGTGCGGCTGCCCCGCCGAGACGCGCTGTTCCCGATGCTCGTCGAGACGCCGCGCCGCCTGACCGAGTGGCTGCTCGCGGGCGTCGACGCCGAATGA
- a CDS encoding phosphotransferase — MSIPRTAADLTPAWCTEALGRRITSVESTPLGVGVGLVGQLFRVELAGPDGSSVLIAKLAAPTDETRFVATVLNMYGREVGFYTELSGRTAIGHPACHYAAHDPATQDTVLLLEDVAPRGRAFDQVAGCTVSEARPAIRTLARLHACFWDDPALAEVEWLPRLCDDPYPGAVAMAYELAWPRFQELFPDAITPAVRRFGDEFPARIPALFAKLSEPPLVLAHADWRLDNLFFTPDGEVVAVDWQLVDRSVGPRDLAYLVTQSLNVDDRAGYEAAFHTYVADLAELGVEAPPEWAWEMYRYGAALGFAYPVIAAGALTIEDARHVEVCRALLDRSLQAIASLDAFAPPL, encoded by the coding sequence ATGAGCATCCCGCGGACGGCGGCGGACCTCACCCCCGCCTGGTGCACCGAGGCCCTCGGGCGGAGGATCACCAGCGTCGAGTCGACGCCGCTCGGCGTCGGCGTCGGCCTCGTCGGCCAGCTCTTCCGCGTCGAGCTTGCCGGGCCGGACGGGTCGAGCGTCCTGATCGCCAAGCTGGCCGCCCCGACCGACGAGACCCGCTTCGTGGCCACGGTCTTGAACATGTACGGGCGTGAGGTCGGGTTCTACACCGAGCTGTCTGGCCGCACGGCGATCGGGCACCCCGCGTGCCACTACGCCGCCCACGACCCCGCGACCCAGGACACGGTGCTCCTCCTCGAGGACGTCGCACCGCGGGGCCGGGCCTTCGACCAGGTCGCGGGCTGCACCGTCAGCGAGGCGCGGCCGGCGATCCGCACGCTGGCGCGGCTCCACGCCTGCTTCTGGGACGACCCGGCCTTGGCCGAGGTCGAGTGGCTGCCCCGCCTCTGCGACGATCCGTATCCCGGCGCGGTCGCGATGGCCTACGAGCTGGCGTGGCCCCGGTTCCAGGAGCTGTTCCCCGACGCGATCACCCCCGCGGTGCGACGCTTCGGCGACGAGTTCCCGGCGCGCATCCCCGCGTTGTTCGCGAAGCTGTCCGAGCCGCCGCTCGTGCTCGCGCACGCGGACTGGCGGCTCGACAACCTGTTCTTCACCCCGGACGGGGAGGTGGTCGCGGTCGACTGGCAGCTCGTCGACCGCTCGGTCGGGCCCCGCGACCTCGCCTACCTGGTGACCCAGAGCCTGAACGTCGACGACCGCGCCGGCTACGAGGCCGCGTTCCACACCTACGTGGCCGACCTCGCCGAGCTGGGCGTCGAGGCCCCACCCGAGTGGGCGTGGGAGATGTACCGCTACGGGGCCGCCCTCGGGTTCGCCTACCCGGTCATCGCCGCCGGCGCGCTGACGATCGAGGACGCCCGCCACGTCGAGGTGTGCCGGGCCCTGCTCGACCGGAGCCTCCAGGCCATCGCGTCGCTCGACGCCTTCGCCCCGCCGCTCTAG
- a CDS encoding acyltransferase has protein sequence MTTPDRAGDGAPRPAHPSRGRRLVGDLLDAAWELLTDWATIRPDSARARRFRAFGAGSAICFPVAALFGERYIELGAATVVGPYATLSAGVSPTQELGGAAVVSIGDRCLIGKGSGIVGHERIDIGDDVFTGHHVYITDANHGYQDPTAPIGQQFAPPQPVRIGAGSWLGHGTIVLPGATVGRHVVVGAGSVVTGALPDFSVAVGNPARVVRDATDQRVPEAGDG, from the coding sequence GTGACCACCCCGGACCGAGCGGGAGACGGGGCCCCGCGGCCGGCCCACCCGTCGCGGGGGCGTCGGCTCGTCGGGGACCTGCTCGACGCGGCGTGGGAGCTCCTCACCGACTGGGCCACGATCCGGCCCGACAGCGCCCGGGCCCGCCGCTTCCGCGCCTTCGGCGCCGGGAGCGCGATCTGCTTCCCGGTGGCGGCGCTGTTCGGCGAGCGCTACATCGAGCTCGGCGCCGCCACGGTGGTCGGCCCCTACGCCACGCTGTCGGCGGGCGTGTCACCGACCCAGGAGCTCGGGGGCGCGGCGGTGGTGTCGATCGGGGACCGCTGTCTCATCGGGAAGGGCAGCGGGATCGTCGGGCACGAGCGCATCGACATCGGCGACGACGTCTTCACCGGGCACCACGTGTACATCACCGACGCCAACCACGGCTACCAGGACCCGACCGCGCCGATCGGCCAGCAGTTCGCGCCGCCCCAGCCCGTCCGCATCGGCGCGGGGTCCTGGCTCGGGCACGGCACCATCGTGCTCCCGGGCGCCACGGTCGGCCGCCACGTCGTCGTCGGCGCCGGGTCCGTCGTGACCGGCGCCTTGCCCGACTTCAGCGTGGCCGTCGGCAACCCCGCCCGCGTGGTGCGCGACGCGACCGATCAGCGGGTCCCTGAGGCTGGCGACGGGTAG
- the ligD gene encoding non-homologous end-joining DNA ligase, producing the protein MPAGSKAVIDVAGRRLTLSNLEKVLYPAAGFTKAGVIDYYVRVAPTMLPHLAGRAVTMVRFPNGVDGGSFFEKRCPSHAPAWVRRAPSEGDLVACVVDDAPTLVWTANLAALELHTLQARVDDPDHPTSMVFDLDPGPPADVLACCRVALDLRDTLERLGLASVVKTSGNKGLHLAVPVRGATADATKTFARSLGQLLAAQAPDRVTVVMAKEQRANRVFVDWSQNDRHKTTVCAYSLRAQPRPMVSTPVAWDEISDALDRGDPAALSFEAPDVLTRIDRLGDPYAANLDTDQPLPRPVSSE; encoded by the coding sequence GTGCCGGCCGGATCCAAAGCGGTCATCGACGTGGCGGGCCGCCGGCTGACCCTCTCGAACCTGGAGAAGGTCCTCTACCCGGCGGCGGGGTTCACGAAGGCGGGGGTGATCGACTACTACGTCCGGGTCGCGCCGACGATGCTCCCCCACCTGGCCGGCCGGGCCGTCACCATGGTCCGCTTCCCCAACGGCGTCGACGGCGGGTCCTTCTTCGAGAAGCGCTGCCCGTCCCACGCCCCGGCCTGGGTCCGCCGAGCCCCCTCGGAGGGGGACCTCGTGGCCTGCGTCGTCGACGACGCGCCGACGCTGGTCTGGACCGCGAACCTGGCCGCGCTCGAGCTCCACACCCTCCAGGCCCGGGTCGACGACCCCGACCATCCCACCTCCATGGTCTTCGACCTCGACCCCGGCCCCCCCGCCGACGTGCTGGCCTGCTGCCGGGTGGCGCTGGACCTCCGGGACACGCTCGAGCGCCTCGGGCTCGCGAGCGTGGTGAAGACGTCGGGGAACAAGGGCCTGCACCTCGCCGTGCCCGTCCGCGGCGCCACCGCCGACGCGACGAAGACCTTCGCCCGGAGCCTCGGCCAGCTCCTGGCGGCGCAGGCACCGGACCGCGTGACCGTGGTGATGGCGAAGGAGCAGCGGGCCAACCGGGTCTTCGTCGACTGGAGCCAGAACGACCGGCACAAGACCACCGTGTGCGCCTACTCCCTCCGGGCGCAGCCGCGGCCGATGGTGTCGACGCCGGTCGCCTGGGACGAGATCTCGGACGCCCTCGATCGCGGCGACCCGGCCGCGCTCAGCTTCGAGGCCCCCGACGTCCTGACCCGGATCGATCGGCTCGGCGACCCCTACGCCGCGAACCTCGACACCGACCAGCCCCTCCCGAGGCCGGTCAGCAGCGAGTGA
- a CDS encoding Ku protein: MPSAIWTGSISFGLVAVPVRVVSATKSQDVRFNQLEDGTNARIRYRKVSEATGDEVPNERIRKGYEISPGQYVVVDDEEMRALAPKASRMIEIEDFVDLEEIDPLYFEQPYYLAPDAAALKPYRLLVEAMSELHKVAIGRVVIRSKESLVAIRPLDGILCLETMRYADEVQARSGLIPEDAAPADPSEREVAMARQLIEALSGHFEPERYHDEYREQLLEVIRRKAAGEEIVAEPTVEEPGKVVDLMAALEASLARAGAPEAAAAGAERGAPAKKRAPRSRKSA, translated from the coding sequence GTGCCAAGCGCGATCTGGACAGGCAGCATCAGCTTCGGGCTCGTCGCGGTCCCGGTTCGGGTGGTCTCGGCCACCAAGAGCCAGGACGTGCGGTTCAACCAGCTCGAGGACGGGACGAACGCCCGCATCCGCTACCGGAAGGTGTCGGAGGCGACGGGCGACGAGGTGCCGAACGAGCGGATCCGCAAGGGCTACGAGATCTCGCCGGGCCAGTACGTGGTCGTGGACGACGAGGAGATGCGGGCGCTGGCCCCGAAGGCGAGCCGGATGATCGAGATCGAGGACTTCGTCGACCTCGAGGAGATCGACCCCCTCTACTTCGAGCAGCCCTACTACCTGGCGCCCGACGCCGCCGCCTTGAAGCCGTACCGGCTGCTCGTGGAGGCGATGAGCGAGCTGCACAAGGTGGCGATCGGCCGCGTCGTCATCCGCTCGAAGGAGAGCCTCGTCGCCATCCGGCCGCTGGACGGGATCCTCTGCCTCGAGACCATGCGCTACGCCGACGAGGTGCAGGCGCGCAGCGGGCTGATCCCCGAGGACGCGGCGCCGGCGGACCCGAGCGAGCGCGAGGTGGCGATGGCCCGCCAGCTCATCGAGGCCCTGTCGGGCCACTTCGAGCCCGAGCGGTATCACGACGAGTACCGGGAGCAGCTCCTGGAGGTCATCCGGCGGAAGGCCGCCGGCGAGGAGATCGTGGCCGAGCCGACGGTCGAGGAGCCGGGCAAGGTCGTCGACCTCATGGCGGCGCTGGAGGCGAGCCTGGCCCGAGCCGGGGCGCCCGAGGCGGCGGCCGCCGGGGCCGAGCGGGGCGCGCCGGCGAAGAAGCGCGCCCCCCGGTCGCGGAAGTCGGCCTGA
- a CDS encoding SDR family NAD(P)-dependent oxidoreductase codes for MDLRGKVAIVTGASRGVGAATAVALGALGARVACAARATDASPLRLPGTIDATVRRVVEAGGEAIAVPTNLARDEDVEAMVAATTDAFGGVDVLVNNAAITFPGDLGIELKRFDLVLNVDLRAPLLAIRAVVPSMRARGGGRILNVSSAAALNYIPGLMAYGMAKLALEHLTVSAAAQLREAGIAVNTFRIDVPVASEGFVANAPELDHSDWEPSEVAAEGIVWMLGQPDSYTGNNVGMARLRADEGIMGGGGRAPTGGLVVENPMRLP; via the coding sequence ATGGACCTGCGAGGCAAGGTCGCGATCGTGACCGGCGCCAGCCGCGGCGTCGGCGCCGCCACCGCCGTCGCGCTCGGCGCCCTCGGCGCGCGCGTCGCCTGCGCGGCGCGCGCCACCGACGCCTCGCCGCTGCGGCTCCCCGGCACGATCGACGCCACCGTCCGCCGCGTCGTCGAGGCCGGCGGCGAGGCCATCGCGGTGCCGACGAACCTCGCCCGCGACGAGGACGTCGAGGCGATGGTGGCCGCGACCACCGACGCCTTCGGGGGCGTCGACGTCCTCGTGAACAACGCCGCGATCACGTTCCCCGGTGACCTCGGGATCGAGCTGAAGCGGTTCGACCTCGTGCTGAACGTCGACCTGCGCGCCCCGCTGCTCGCCATCCGCGCCGTGGTCCCGTCCATGCGGGCGCGCGGCGGGGGACGAATCCTCAACGTGTCGTCGGCGGCCGCCCTCAACTACATCCCCGGGCTCATGGCCTACGGGATGGCGAAGCTGGCCCTCGAGCACCTGACGGTGTCCGCCGCGGCCCAGCTGCGCGAGGCCGGCATCGCCGTCAACACCTTCCGGATCGACGTCCCGGTGGCGAGCGAGGGCTTCGTCGCCAACGCCCCCGAGCTCGACCACTCCGACTGGGAGCCCTCCGAGGTCGCCGCCGAGGGCATCGTCTGGATGCTCGGGCAGCCCGACTCGTACACCGGCAACAACGTCGGCATGGCGCGCCTTCGGGCCGACGAGGGGATCATGGGCGGCGGCGGGCGGGCCCCGACGGGCGGGCTCGTCGTCGAGAACCCGATGCGGCTGCCCTAG
- a CDS encoding DUF6529 family protein yields the protein MAASAPVRAGVSTTTKLLVILVAGAAVSVALGVYANEHTATGERPYTLFFSGTIQLKVWFATAAVALACVQLLLAARLYDKISIPRRAPAWLGDAHRLVGTFTFALTLPVAYACLWALGFQSGSTRVLLHGLLGCVFYGAFAVKVLVVRTRGLPGWAIPVAGGLLFAALVGLFLTSSVWFFTSSSAARPMF from the coding sequence ATGGCGGCATCGGCACCGGTCAGGGCCGGCGTCTCGACGACCACGAAGCTGCTGGTCATCCTGGTGGCGGGCGCCGCGGTGTCGGTGGCGCTCGGCGTCTACGCCAACGAGCACACCGCCACCGGGGAGCGGCCGTACACCCTCTTCTTCAGCGGGACCATCCAGCTCAAGGTCTGGTTCGCGACCGCAGCCGTGGCGCTGGCGTGCGTACAGCTGCTCCTCGCCGCCCGGCTCTACGACAAGATCTCGATCCCCCGCCGCGCCCCGGCGTGGCTCGGCGACGCGCACCGCCTCGTCGGCACGTTCACGTTCGCGCTGACGCTGCCGGTCGCCTACGCGTGTCTGTGGGCGCTGGGCTTCCAGTCGGGCAGCACCCGGGTGCTGCTCCACGGCCTCCTCGGCTGCGTCTTCTACGGGGCCTTCGCCGTCAAGGTGCTCGTCGTCCGGACCCGCGGGCTGCCAGGCTGGGCCATCCCGGTGGCCGGCGGGCTCCTGTTCGCCGCGCTCGTCGGGCTCTTCCTGACCAGCAGCGTCTGGTTCTTCACGTCGTCGTCCGCGGCCCGGCCGATGTTCTGA
- a CDS encoding ABC transporter substrate-binding protein — MFAPAPIRIGLLFDFPQRDGGDDFEASLRRGVDEVAGEGRLDRDVEFLRVEATGLPIGTEHALVGGFRDLDAAGCLAVVGPSISDNGLVVAPLADAAGLSCLNYTGGERTRGRCGFHYQVGSLEEEPVVLAQRLAARGLRRPAVVFDRSPVGRRYAECFDAATTGAGLELAGTAGISPVAEQVTATLERLRALEPDALVYLGLGVSSHPVAVGLAELAWGVPVVANSALLFGYLRPDWRDAWAGWEYVDVVADDNERRRQLAARASAAAAGPMGCAALDMGRLVAEAVVRADHLTRAGLRDGFERVKRLPATCGRDGTTMGFGHFDHGALHGDYLVLRTWDGGRSVQVD, encoded by the coding sequence GTGTTCGCGCCGGCGCCGATCCGCATCGGGTTGCTCTTCGACTTCCCGCAGCGCGACGGCGGTGACGACTTCGAGGCGTCCCTGCGACGCGGCGTCGATGAGGTCGCCGGCGAGGGTCGCCTCGACCGCGACGTCGAGTTCCTGCGGGTCGAGGCGACCGGCCTGCCGATCGGCACCGAGCACGCCCTCGTCGGCGGGTTCCGCGACCTGGACGCCGCCGGCTGCCTGGCGGTCGTCGGCCCCTCGATCAGCGACAACGGCCTCGTGGTCGCCCCGCTGGCCGACGCCGCCGGCCTCTCGTGCCTCAACTACACCGGCGGCGAGCGCACCCGGGGCCGCTGCGGCTTCCACTACCAGGTGGGGTCGCTCGAGGAGGAGCCGGTCGTGCTGGCCCAGCGGCTGGCGGCACGGGGCCTGCGGCGCCCGGCGGTCGTCTTCGACCGCTCGCCGGTGGGACGCCGCTACGCCGAGTGCTTCGACGCCGCCACGACCGGCGCCGGGCTCGAGCTGGCCGGGACGGCCGGCATCTCCCCGGTCGCCGAGCAGGTCACCGCGACCCTCGAGCGACTGCGCGCGCTCGAGCCCGACGCCCTCGTGTACCTCGGGCTCGGCGTGTCGTCCCATCCGGTGGCGGTCGGGCTCGCCGAGCTGGCCTGGGGCGTCCCGGTCGTCGCCAACTCGGCCCTGCTGTTCGGCTACCTCCGACCCGACTGGCGCGACGCCTGGGCGGGCTGGGAGTACGTGGACGTGGTCGCCGACGACAACGAGCGCCGGCGCCAGCTCGCCGCCCGGGCCTCCGCGGCCGCCGCCGGGCCGATGGGCTGCGCCGCCCTCGACATGGGCCGGCTCGTCGCCGAGGCGGTCGTGCGCGCCGACCACCTGACGCGCGCCGGGCTCCGCGACGGCTTCGAGCGGGTGAAGCGCCTCCCCGCCACCTGCGGGCGGGACGGCACGACGATGGGCTTCGGGCACTTCGACCACGGGGCCCTGCACGGCGACTACCTCGTGCTCCGCACCTGGGACGGCGGCCGGAGCGTCCAGGTCGACTAG
- a CDS encoding pyridoxamine 5'-phosphate oxidase family protein produces MEPHASRPHMPDYGIAAADVGTGLLPWSWATERLAASHDYWLATVWPDGRPHVTPVWGVWWSDAVWFSAGGRARKTRNLERNPQAVITTDNALEPVIVEGAVARVDDADSIAAFADAVNRKYETSYSVEFFTENVCFQLRPRRAFGLTEADFVGSPTRWTFDGGPVGPGR; encoded by the coding sequence ATGGAGCCGCACGCCAGCCGTCCCCACATGCCCGACTACGGGATCGCCGCCGCCGACGTCGGGACGGGCCTCCTGCCGTGGTCGTGGGCGACCGAGCGGCTCGCGGCGTCGCACGACTACTGGCTCGCCACCGTGTGGCCCGACGGGCGACCGCACGTGACGCCGGTGTGGGGCGTCTGGTGGTCCGACGCGGTGTGGTTCAGCGCCGGCGGGAGGGCCCGGAAGACGCGGAACCTCGAGCGCAACCCGCAGGCGGTCATCACCACCGACAACGCCCTCGAGCCGGTCATCGTCGAGGGAGCCGTGGCTCGGGTCGACGACGCCGACTCGATCGCGGCGTTCGCCGACGCGGTCAACCGGAAGTACGAGACGAGCTACTCGGTCGAGTTCTTCACCGAGAACGTCTGCTTCCAGCTCCGCCCGCGGCGGGCGTTCGGGCTCACCGAGGCCGACTTCGTCGGCTCGCCGACCCGCTGGACCTTCGACGGCGGGCCGGTCGGGCCGGGCCGCTGA
- a CDS encoding cytochrome c gives MFRWVVNAAETLAAVGVVVVVVFLFANEPGTASAGSPGARIFQADCASCHGASGEGVVGPRLAGGVVVRRFPNEADQIAFVAAGRGAMPAFGATLSPVELRQVVDYTRTGLGK, from the coding sequence GTGTTCCGCTGGGTCGTCAACGCCGCCGAGACGCTCGCCGCCGTGGGGGTCGTCGTGGTCGTGGTCTTCCTGTTCGCCAACGAGCCCGGCACGGCCAGCGCGGGCTCGCCGGGGGCGCGCATCTTCCAGGCCGACTGCGCCAGCTGCCACGGCGCCAGCGGGGAGGGGGTCGTCGGGCCCCGGCTGGCCGGTGGCGTGGTCGTCCGCCGCTTCCCGAACGAGGCCGACCAGATCGCCTTCGTCGCCGCCGGGCGAGGCGCGATGCCCGCCTTCGGGGCAACCCTCAGCCCGGTCGAGCTCCGGCAGGTCGTCGACTACACGCGCACGGGGCTCGGCAAGTAG
- a CDS encoding phytanoyl-CoA dioxygenase family protein, which translates to MLDTLSVDEHVAAIDRDGYAILEGAIEPELVDALTADLARLEDCFQVQPSDNSFEGSRTVRIYNLLAFGKLYEAIPVHEHVLPIVERVLDPGCLVSSLSSIAILPGETAQPIHADDQLIPLPKPHVPTVCNTMWALTDFTERNGATRIVPGTHTADHSPDYGAPYDSIAAEMPKGSVLVWHGSLWHGGGGNQTDERRVGIAMNYCAGWIRQQENQQLGIPRDVAAGFSPRLRRLVGYGIYTGLIGHIDKHDPVEMLGEAPADDPMVWDQI; encoded by the coding sequence GTGCTCGACACCCTCTCCGTCGACGAGCACGTCGCCGCCATCGACCGTGACGGCTACGCGATCCTCGAGGGCGCCATCGAGCCCGAGCTCGTCGACGCGCTCACCGCCGACCTGGCTCGCCTCGAGGACTGCTTCCAGGTCCAGCCGTCCGACAACAGCTTCGAGGGTTCCCGAACCGTTCGCATCTACAACCTGCTCGCCTTCGGCAAGCTCTACGAGGCCATCCCCGTGCACGAGCACGTGCTGCCCATCGTGGAGCGAGTCCTCGACCCGGGCTGCCTCGTGTCCTCGCTCTCGTCGATCGCCATCCTCCCCGGCGAGACCGCCCAGCCGATCCACGCCGACGACCAGCTGATCCCGCTCCCGAAGCCGCACGTGCCGACCGTGTGCAACACCATGTGGGCCCTCACCGACTTCACCGAGCGCAACGGCGCCACGCGCATCGTCCCGGGGACGCACACCGCCGACCACTCCCCCGACTACGGCGCGCCCTACGACTCGATCGCGGCGGAGATGCCGAAGGGGAGCGTGCTGGTGTGGCACGGCAGCCTCTGGCACGGCGGCGGCGGCAACCAGACCGACGAGCGCCGGGTCGGGATCGCCATGAACTACTGCGCGGGCTGGATCCGCCAGCAGGAGAACCAGCAGCTCGGCATCCCCCGGGACGTCGCCGCGGGCTTCTCGCCGCGACTCCGCCGTCTGGTCGGCTACGGCATCTACACCGGGCTCATCGGCCACATCGACAAGCACGACCCGGTCGAGATGCTCGGCGAGGCGCCGGCCGACGACCCGATGGTGTGGGACCAGATCTGA
- a CDS encoding MmcQ/YjbR family DNA-binding protein, with protein MLQSGRRRVGQNRAVTPDPLPRLRRLCLALPETTERLSHGEPTWFVGGRTTFVMYADHHHDDRVACWCAAPAGAQRARVAEDPHRFFAPPYVGGRGWVGVWLDVPVNWDQMADLVADAYQTVAPKRLVAALDRRGPATPAPAGRERPRRSGGRR; from the coding sequence ATGCTCCAGTCGGGGCGACGCCGGGTCGGCCAGAATCGGGCCGTGACCCCGGACCCGCTGCCTCGGCTCCGACGGCTCTGCCTGGCCCTGCCGGAGACGACGGAGCGACTCAGCCACGGCGAGCCCACCTGGTTCGTGGGCGGCCGCACGACGTTCGTCATGTACGCGGACCACCACCACGACGATCGGGTCGCCTGCTGGTGTGCTGCGCCGGCCGGCGCCCAGCGCGCCCGAGTCGCCGAGGACCCTCACCGGTTCTTCGCCCCGCCGTACGTCGGAGGGCGCGGCTGGGTCGGCGTGTGGCTCGATGTGCCGGTCAACTGGGACCAGATGGCCGACCTGGTGGCCGACGCGTACCAGACCGTCGCCCCCAAGCGGCTGGTGGCGGCGCTCGACCGTCGAGGCCCCGCGACGCCGGCTCCCGCCGGGCGCGAGCGGCCGCGCAGGAGCGGAGGACGGCGATGA
- a CDS encoding gamma carbonic anhydrase family protein: MAIYALGDAVPDVDPEAWVHPDATVIGSVTIGPGSTVWPQAVLRGDYGWIRIGARTSIQDGTVIHCTAELPTVIGDDCVIGHLAHLECCTVEDRALVGTNSVVLHRATVRTHALVGASALVPNDMEVPSRAMALGVPATLRLDAVTPDMIEPNAANYVRNGRRYAAELRRLDGPGR; this comes from the coding sequence GTGGCCATCTACGCGCTCGGTGACGCCGTGCCCGACGTGGACCCGGAGGCGTGGGTCCATCCCGACGCCACCGTCATCGGGAGCGTGACGATCGGGCCGGGCTCGACGGTCTGGCCGCAGGCGGTCCTGCGCGGCGACTACGGCTGGATCCGCATCGGGGCCCGGACCTCGATCCAGGACGGGACGGTGATCCACTGCACGGCCGAGCTGCCCACCGTGATCGGCGACGACTGTGTCATCGGCCACCTCGCCCACCTCGAGTGCTGCACGGTCGAGGACCGGGCGCTCGTCGGCACCAACTCGGTGGTCCTCCACCGGGCGACCGTCCGCACCCACGCGCTGGTCGGCGCCAGCGCCCTCGTGCCGAACGACATGGAGGTGCCCTCCCGGGCGATGGCGCTCGGCGTGCCCGCCACGCTGCGCCTCGACGCGGTCACGCCCGACATGATCGAGCCGAACGCGGCGAACTACGTGCGCAACGGCCGCCGCTACGCCGCCGAGCTGCGGCGACTCGACGGGCCCGGCCGCTAG
- a CDS encoding cation diffusion facilitator family transporter, translating into MQEASRRAVLAALLANLGIAVAKFAAFALTGATALLAEAIHSVADSGNEALLALGGRRSRREPTAEHPFGYARERYFYAFVVALVLFSLGSLFAIYEGVDRLAHPSDVGSPVVGFAVLGFAFVLESLSLRTATRAARGQRGDASWWRFIRTTKAPELPVVLLEDFAGLVGLLLAALGLTLTVATGDPAYDAAASVAIGALLGVIAALLAVETQSLLIGEAASPADQAAIRAAIVTSPDIDRLIHLRTQHLGPEDLLVAAKIDLAPRADRDTARAIDRVEARIRARVPHARVIYLEPDEYRRRDGT; encoded by the coding sequence GTGCAGGAGGCCAGCCGGCGGGCGGTGCTGGCCGCGCTCCTGGCCAACCTCGGCATCGCGGTCGCGAAGTTCGCCGCCTTCGCGCTCACGGGAGCCACCGCGCTGCTCGCCGAGGCCATCCACTCGGTCGCCGACTCCGGCAACGAGGCACTCCTCGCGCTGGGGGGCCGGCGGTCGCGGCGCGAGCCGACCGCCGAGCACCCGTTCGGCTACGCCCGCGAGCGGTACTTCTACGCGTTCGTCGTCGCGCTCGTCCTCTTCTCGCTCGGGTCCCTGTTCGCGATCTACGAGGGCGTCGACCGCCTCGCGCACCCCAGCGACGTCGGGAGCCCGGTCGTGGGCTTCGCCGTGCTGGGCTTCGCGTTCGTGCTCGAGAGCCTCTCCCTGCGCACCGCGACCCGGGCGGCCAGGGGGCAGCGCGGCGACGCCAGCTGGTGGCGGTTCATCCGCACGACGAAGGCACCCGAGCTGCCCGTGGTGCTCCTCGAGGACTTCGCCGGCCTCGTCGGGCTGCTGCTCGCCGCGCTCGGGCTGACCCTCACCGTGGCCACCGGCGACCCGGCCTACGACGCCGCCGCCAGCGTCGCCATCGGGGCCCTGCTCGGCGTCATCGCGGCGCTGCTGGCGGTGGAGACCCAGAGCCTCCTCATCGGCGAGGCCGCCTCCCCGGCGGACCAGGCCGCGATCCGGGCCGCCATCGTGACCAGCCCCGACATCGACCGCCTGATCCACCTCCGCACCCAGCACCTCGGGCCCGAGGACCTGCTGGTGGCGGCGAAGATCGACCTGGCCCCGCGCGCCGACCGCGACACCGCCCGCGCCATCGACCGGGTCGAGGCCCGCATCCGGGCCCGGGTCCCGCACGCCCGCGTCATCTACCTCGAGCCCGACGAGTACCGCCGCCGCGACGGCACCTAG